Proteins from a genomic interval of Thunnus thynnus chromosome 5, fThuThy2.1, whole genome shotgun sequence:
- the LOC137182483 gene encoding uncharacterized protein yields MMMLWILCLLIGSMTCTPVRKAYRSDNAAPAPSGLIPFSHYSGHWRGGVSSDLGSSSSLPSLPNPSSGKSSKLPAPQDGLSSAGPGGYGSHNMAGGNNYYSGYASFRDEHFNSPEVSNYGAAYPASQSSGYDSGAPGGNYYDYASSGIGYVGDASTSYAAGDENPEPVFSDVSDLEPVYSFSSRSSYQHGRAVYTQTRYTPGEPAVPPVSGPNSKTSNQRSPAKAPTKGGF; encoded by the exons ATGAT GATGTTATGGATTTTGTGTCTGCTGATTGGAAGCATGACCTGTACTCCTGTACGAAAAG CCTACAGATCAGACAATGCTGCTCCGGCACCCTCAGGCCTCATTCCTTTCTCTCATTACTCTGGGCATTGGCGAGGAGGGGTGAGTTCTGACCTGGGCAGCAGCTCTTCTCTACCAAGTCTACCCAACCCAAGCTCTGGCAAATCCTCGAAGCTTCCTGCTCCTCAAGATGGCCTCTCCAGTGCAGGCCCTGGCGGTTACGGCAGCCACAACATGGCTGGGGGTAATAACTACTACAGTGGCTATGCTAGTTTCAGGGATGAGCACTTTAACAGCCCTGAGGTCAGTAACTATGGGGCTGCTTATCCAGCTTCTCAGTCCAGTGGGTATGACAGCGGTGCTCCAGGTGGCAACTATTATGACTATGCTAGCTCAGGTATTGGTTATGTGGGGGACGCCTCTACCAGCTATGCTGCCGGTGACGAAAACCCAGAGCCGGTCTTCAGTGACGTGTCTGATCTGGAGCCAGTTTACTCCTTCAGCTCCCGCTCAAGCTACCAGCATGGAAGAGCAGTGTATACTCAAACCCGCTACACCCCAGGAGAGCCTGCTGTTCCCCCAGTCTCAGGACCCAACAGCAAAACTTCAAACCAGAGAAGTCCTGCTAAAGCACCAACCAAAGGTGGCTTCTGA
- the cry2 gene encoding cryptochrome-2: MVVNSVHWFRKGLRLHDNPALQEALNGADTVRCVYILDPWFAGAANVGINRWRFLLEALEDLDSSLKKLNSRLFVVRGQPTDVFPRLFKEWKVTRLSFEYDPEPYGKERDGAIIKMAQEFGVETVVRNSHTLYNLDRIIEMNNNSPPLTFKRFQTIVSRLELPRRPLPPITQQQMDKCHTKIADNHDQLYSIPSLEELGFRTEGLLPAVWKGGESEALDRLNKHLDRKVWVANFEHPRVNTCSLYASPTGLSPYLRFGCLSCRVLYYNLRELYMKLRKRCSPPLSLFGQLLWREFFYTAATNNPNFDRMEGNPICVQIPWDQNPEALAKWAEGRTGFPWIDAIMTQLRHEGWIHHLARHAVACFLTRGDLWISWESGMRVFEELLLDADWSVNAGSWMWLSCSAFFQQFFHCYCPVGFGRRTDPSGDYIRHYIPILKDYPNRYIYEPWNAPESVQKAANCVVGVDYPKPMINHAEGSRLNIERMKQVYQQLSHYRGLSLLASVPTIQEEAEPPMTDESQTSSGPDSPPRGAADGEDTGCSIAPDSSTICASSNTAPHPDLEEAATSHPSQTACTSSGSHGQHPAAITSTSAGHPPATAAPPSPASTQAQSPLSRSKPSSPSSSCPALSPSTSPATTLTQTSCLGPRRKSLTRKVRRSQRQRGRQSCTPAPREGERRAEDEEREEAGGEERMEEDVEQEEERMEEETCGELAGHQQ; this comes from the exons ATGGTGGTGAATTCAGTGCACTGGTTTCGCAAAGGTCTGCGTTTGCATGATAATCCGGCGTTGCAGGAGGCCCTGAATGGAGCGGACACAGTGCGCTGTGTTTATATCCTGGACCCGTGGTTCGCTGGCGCAGCTAACGTGGGAATCAACCGATGGAG gtttcTGCTGGAGGCTCTGGAGGACTTGGACAGCAGTTTGAAGAAGCTCAACTCCAGATTGTTTGTAGTCAGAGGACAGCCCACTGATGTTTTCCCAAGACTTTTTAAG GAGTGGAAAGTGACCAGGCTGTCGTTTGAATATGACCCAGAGCCTTATGGGAAGGAGAGGGATGGAGCCATTATCAAGATGGCCCAAGAGTTTGGAGTGGAGACTGTTGTCAGAAACTCACACACTCTCTACAACCTGGATAG GATAATAGAGATGAACAACAACAGTCCTCCGCTGACCTTTAAGCGCTTTCAGACCATTGTGAGCAGACTGGAGTTGCCCAGGAGACCCCTGCCTCCCATCACCCAGCAGCAGATGGACAAATGTCACACCAAAATAGCTGACAACCATGACCAGCTATACAGTATACCTTCACTGGAAGAACTAG GTTTCAGGACAGAGGGTTTACTGCCAGCTGTGTGGAAAGGAGGAGAGTCAGAGGCCTTGGACAGACTCAATAAACATCTGGACAGAAAG gtGTGGGTGGCTAACTTCGAGCACCCTCGGGTCAACACGTGCTCTCTTTATGCCAGTCCTACCGGCCTCAGCCCATACCTGCGTTTCGGCTGTCTGTCCTGTAGAGTTCTCTACTACAACCTCAGAGAGCTCTACATGAAG CTCCGTAAGCGTTGCAGTCCACCTCTGTCCCTGTTCGGCCAGCTGTTATGGAGGGAGTTCTTCTACACCGCCGCCACCAACAACCCGAACTTTGACCGTATGGAGGGAAACCCCATCTGTGTCCAG ATTCCATGGGATCAGAACCCCGAGGCACTGGCCAAGTGGGCTGAGGGTCGGACTGGTTTCCCCTGGATCGACGCCATCATGACCCAGCTGAGACATGAGGGCTGGATCCACCACCTGGCCCGACACGCTGTGGCCTGTTTCCTCACCAGGGGAGACCTGTGGATCAGCTGGGAGAGCGGCATGAGG gtgtttgaggagctgctgctggatgCTGATTGGAGTGTAAATGCTGGCAGCTGGATGTGGCTGTCCTGCAGTGCCTTCTTCCAACAGTTCTTCCACTGCTACTGTCCTGTCGGCTTTGGAAGGAGAACTGACCCGTCAGGAGACTATATCAG GCATTACATCCCTATCTTAAAAGACTACCCAAACCGCTACATTTATGAGCCCTGGAATGCCCCAGAGTCAGTCCAGAAGGCAGCCAACTGTGTGGTGGGAGTGGATTACCCCAAACCAATGATCAACCATGCTGAGGGCAGCAGGCTCAACATCGAGAGGATGAAACAAGTTTACCAGCAACTCTCCCATTACAGAGGACTTA gtctACTAGCATCAGTACCAACGATCCAGGAGGAGGCAGAGCCACCAATGACTGATGAGTCCCAGACAAGCAGTGGTCCTG ACTCTCCTCCCAGAGGTGCTGCAGATGGTGAAGACACTGGCTGCTCTATAGCTCCTGATTCCTCCACAATCTGTGCATCCTCCAACACTGCCCCACATCCAGATCTGGAGGAGGCAGCAACCAGTCACCCATCCCAAACAGCCTGCACCTCCTCAGGCTCACATGGACAGCACCCTGCAGCCATAACCTCTACATCTGCAGGCCACCCACCAGCCACAGCAGCTCCTCCCTCCCCAGCCTCGACACAGGCCCAGAGCCCTCTGTCAAGGTCCAaaccctcctccccttcctcctcatGTCCCGCCTTGTCCCCATCCACAAGTCCAGCCACAACCCTCACTCAGACCTCCTGTCTAGGGCCGAGGAGGAAAAGCCTCACCCGCAAGGTGCGACGCAGTCAGAGGCAGCGAGGACGGCAGAGCTGCACTCCAGCAcccagggagggagagaggagagccgaagatgaagagagggaggaagcaggaggggaggagagaatgGAGGAGGATGTTgagcaagaggaggagagaatggAGGAGGAGACTTGTGGAGAGTTGGCAGGACATCAGCAGTGA